The Fibrobacter sp. sequence TAACCAATCCTGACATTGGCCAAATCGAGTAACACGCCCAAACAGGCCGAAAAACCAAAATCAAAGCCAGTTTCGTTAATGTAACCTATTTCTGGACCTACAGAAAATTTAAACACGAACAGTTTACTGTGCTGATATTGGATATTTGGCTGCAATAAGAAATTGAATCCATTCGCGAAAAACGCATGCGTTCCGATTGTCCACACCAGCAAATGATTCGGCAACCAATGAGGATCATCATATGCAGATTCGTATAATACGTTTACCAACCCAAAAACCCAATCCGCTCCAAAGGAGAAACCCGCGCCACTTCCCAGGGCCGCGGCCCCAATGTACACATTCCAAGGAAACACACCCTGGAAGCTGGAGTTTCCAGATTTCTGCTGTACCTTGACGGAGTCCTGAACTTCGCTGGAGTCCTGCACATCGTCGGGGGCCTGCAATTCATCTGCAAGCGAGGCGCCCGCTATCACGAGCACCATGAACATAGACAAAATAAAAGAGCGCAACTTCATGTCAATAAAAAAACTCTCGCAAACAAAATCCGGCCCGACGCCCGTTCACGATAGCGACTTCGCCGCCACGTCCCGGTATATTCGTTCCATCTGCGAACTAAAGCAACAGAAGATTACCTTCTTGACTGTTTTCGCCGGGAAGCTCCGGACCGTCCTGACGGCAATTTCGGTTGCAGCTTCCCAGGGGTAGCCGTAGACGCCCGTCGAAATGGCGGGGAAGGCGACCGTCGCACATTCGCTTTCTTCGGCAAGCTCGAGGCAGTTCCGGTAGCAAGATTCCAGAAGTTCGGGTTCCCCGTGAAGCCCGTCCCGATACACGGGGCCCGGCGTATGGATGACGTACTTCGCCGGAAGCCTGAACCCGGGAGTGATTTTCGCCTTGCCCGTTTCGCATCCGTTCAAGGGAATGCACGCGCGAAGGAGTTCAGGACCCGCCGCCCGGTGGATGGCGCCGTCCACGCCGCCGCCACCCAAAAGCGAACAGTTCGCCGCATTCACGATGGCATCTACCGCAAGCGTGGTGATGTCTCCCTGGATAATTTCGATATCAATCATAAGCGCCTCAACGAAAAACTAAATAAAAAAAGTCCGCATGAAAATTAATTTATTTTAATTCGCGGGTAAAAACAACTCCCATAAACAAACACAGCGTAAAACAAGAAACGTGTCGCTAATTTGCATATAACCCGAAACCAATCGCATATGACACGACGTTCCAAATTCCACGTTTCACAAGGAACTTTATTATGCATTTTTTCGTGACTCCTCGCAACAGAAATCAGCAACATCGCTATGTAATGTAAAAATAAATTTTTCGCGAAAAAAAAGAGCTTATATTAAAAAATGGGTCGAACGGCCCAGTAAAAAATTAGCAAGGAGTGGAGCAATGACTAAGAACATTTTAGTGGCGTCTCTCGCCTTTATGGGCGTGGCGCTCGCACAAAACACAGTAAGTAAAACCTTCCTCTGGGATGGCGCAATCGATACGGACGGACGCGTCGTTACCGGCTCGACCGATTCGACATCTGGATGGTGGTTTGAATACAATGATCAAAACAACAAGGGTACCTCGAAATTCGTCTTCCCCGACAGCATCGAAGAAAACGCCTACAGCAACTTCTTCGGTCCGCTTGTCGAAGCTTGCGGAGGCATCAAAGCCAAAGTAGAGCTAAACGATGGATACGAATACCCGTTCGCAGGCCTCGGCTTCAATGTCTGGAGCGAGAACAAAGAGGGCGTGGATATCTCTGCTTGGGGCGGCATCTGCCTCACGTATGAATCTTCTATCGGCTTCGGAGTCGAACTCGCCGTCGAGAACGAGGAAGAGGTGACCAAGTACGACAACTACAAGGCCAACGCCAGCAAGACCTCAAAAGAAACAACTACGGATTTCCCGTGGAGCAAGTTCAAGCAGGGGAACTGGGGCAAGGCTATCGATCAGGAAACAGCCCTGTCGATGATTGCAACCATCAAGCTGAAGTTCGATGGCATTGCAGGTACCAGCGGCGAGTTCAAAATTTCGCAGATTGGCTCGTACTGCAACTGCAAGGAACGTAGCAGCTCCTGCCCGTCCAACGCCATCAGGCATGGCGCTCCGGCAAGTTCCGTCAAGGCGGCACTTTCGGGACGCATGCTGGAATTCATCGGAACGACCTCCCTCGATAAGGCGACCATCGTCGACCTCCAAGGCAAGGTTGTGAAGTCGGCGGCTGCGACGGCGATGGACCTGTCCGCACTCAGGGCCGGCATGTACATGCTGCGCATCGAGGGTCCGGGTATCAACCATTCGGAGAAGATTATCCTGAAGTAACCTGATAGTCTTTCATTACAATTCAACCTGTATTGCACCGTATCTCCGTGCAGTACAGGTTTTCCGTTTAAAAAACAAAAAAGAAATTTATCTTATCGCAATATAAACCTATATTTCTATATGCTGCACACAAGCAGGGGGAATCCATGAAAAAAGAATTTGCTGCTGTGGCGCTCGCCTGCGCCGCTTCCGCGGCCTTTGCGGCAAATACAGTCAACCCGGCATTCCTTTGGGATGCAACTTCCGACGACGGTTGCGATGGGCGCGTAGAAACCGGCTCCACAAAGACAGGCGGGTACTGGTATGAATATAACGACTCAAAGGACGGCGGGACGTCCAAATTGGATGAACCGGATGACTTTGTGTACAAGGGTCAATCGTTCTATTGCCCGGCTTATGACCTGCTCGCTGAACAATATCGCGGATACAAGATGACCGTCAAGTTGGGCGAAGGTTACGAAAAACCGTATGCCGGGTTCGCTTTCAACATCTGGGACGAAGAACAGCAAGGTGCGGACATCACGGCCTGGGGCGGCCTCTGCCTCGAGTATTCCTCGGACCTCGATTTTTCGATCGTTATCGAGGCTGAAAACGAAGGTACCGTAACGGCACTCGCCGACTTTTCGAAAGTTGTCAGCAAGACGGATTCCGTGAAAGTGGTCGACTTCGAATGGAAAGATTTCCAGGGAGCCATGCTGGATTCCGCCACCAAGGCGGCAGTTCTCTCCGACGCGGCAACCGTCAAGCTGCACTTTAGCGGGGAAGCCGGCACCAAAGGCGACTTTTTCTTGAAAAAGGTTGGCTCGCTCGGACAATGCTCCGGTGGTACCGATGCAATCAAGCCGGTCATGGATTCCCGCGTGAACGTATCGCTTTCGGGCCGAATGGTGAATTTCGAAGGGGTAATGCCTTCTGCCGAAGTTACCGTGAGCAACCTCCGTGGCCAGGTCGTCGTGAATTCCACCGCAGCAAGCGCAATGAACCTCTATGCCCTCCCGGCAGGCACCTACACGCTCCGCGTGCAGGGCCCAAATGTTCACTATTCAAAGCAAATTACACTCAGGTAGGGGGAAAAATGAATAGGAAACTCGCTTTCGCGGCGCTCGGTTGCATCGCTACCGCAGTCTTTGCGGCAAATGCAGTCAACCCGACATTCCTGTGGGATGGTTCCACCGACACCGAAGGGCGTGTAATAACGGGTTCACCCGAAGAAACTTCCGGCTATTGGTTCACTTATAACGACGCCAATGACAATGGAACTTCCTTCCTCCAATTCCCTCAAGATTTCGATTTAGATACATACGACTCTTACCCTTTCGGGCTGATGGCTGAGGAATACGGCGGAATCAAGCTCTGGGTGGTGCTGGACGACGGTTACGAATACCCCTACG is a genomic window containing:
- a CDS encoding O-acetyl-ADP-ribose deacetylase, which produces MIDIEIIQGDITTLAVDAIVNAANCSLLGGGGVDGAIHRAAGPELLRACIPLNGCETGKAKITPGFRLPAKYVIHTPGPVYRDGLHGEPELLESCYRNCLELAEESECATVAFPAISTGVYGYPWEAATEIAVRTVRSFPAKTVKKVIFCCFSSQMERIYRDVAAKSLS
- a CDS encoding T9SS type A sorting domain-containing protein; translation: MTKNILVASLAFMGVALAQNTVSKTFLWDGAIDTDGRVVTGSTDSTSGWWFEYNDQNNKGTSKFVFPDSIEENAYSNFFGPLVEACGGIKAKVELNDGYEYPFAGLGFNVWSENKEGVDISAWGGICLTYESSIGFGVELAVENEEEVTKYDNYKANASKTSKETTTDFPWSKFKQGNWGKAIDQETALSMIATIKLKFDGIAGTSGEFKISQIGSYCNCKERSSSCPSNAIRHGAPASSVKAALSGRMLEFIGTTSLDKATIVDLQGKVVKSAAATAMDLSALRAGMYMLRIEGPGINHSEKIILK
- a CDS encoding T9SS type A sorting domain-containing protein: MKKEFAAVALACAASAAFAANTVNPAFLWDATSDDGCDGRVETGSTKTGGYWYEYNDSKDGGTSKLDEPDDFVYKGQSFYCPAYDLLAEQYRGYKMTVKLGEGYEKPYAGFAFNIWDEEQQGADITAWGGLCLEYSSDLDFSIVIEAENEGTVTALADFSKVVSKTDSVKVVDFEWKDFQGAMLDSATKAAVLSDAATVKLHFSGEAGTKGDFFLKKVGSLGQCSGGTDAIKPVMDSRVNVSLSGRMVNFEGVMPSAEVTVSNLRGQVVVNSTAASAMNLYALPAGTYTLRVQGPNVHYSKQITLR